The Listeria cossartiae subsp. cossartiae genome includes the window TAAATCCTTTATGGATAACGGCGATCTTGTTCCTGACGAAGTAACAAATGGTATCGTTCGTGAACGTTTAGCCGAAGATGATGCTAAGGATGGCTTCTTGCTTGATGGTTTTCCGCGTACGGTGGAACAAGCAGAAGAGCTTGAAAATATTCTACGTGATTTAGGAACAGAACTTGATGCTGTCATTAACATTGACGTTGAAAAAGATGTTTTAATGAAACGTCTTACCGGTCGCTGGATTTGCCGGACTTGCGGTAAAACTTACCACGAAATTTACAACCCACCGAAAGTTGCTGGGAAATGTGATTTAGATGGTGGAGAACTATACCAACGCGAGGACGACAAGAAAGAAACCGTTGAAAATCGACTAAATGTAAATATGAAACAGACCAAGCCGCTTCTTGATTTTTACTCCGAAAAGGGTAAACTTCATAGCATAAACGGCGAGCAAGATATTAATGACGTTTTTGTAGATGTGGAAAAAATTCTTGCTTCTTTTTGAGGAGTGAGCTGTGCTGAAATCACTGTCAAAATCAATGCGTGCAAATTAGATTAGTTTGTAGTATAATGGATAATTGGCAGTGGAATTAAAGGCATCTATGCAAATCATGATGAACGAGAGAACCGTTTGAAGATCATCCGAATGACGTATATGTTCTACCCTGACCTGTTCCACCGCAATGCTTTTGCGAGTGACAGTTCTTCTGGTTTTTACGGATTTCACTTTTACAGGTTGTCTGAAAAGCTGGCGAAATGTGTTGCCTTTTAATGAAGTGCATCCATTTTTGCATGTTTTACGTTTTTTTCATGTAAGAGAAATAGTTACACTGAAAGGATTAGGCCTGCATCAGGAACAAATCCAAGAATACAAGAAGGAGGTAGCAAACATATGGCAAAGGAAGATGTTATTGAAGTAGAAGGCGTAGTACAAGAAACTCTACCAAACGCGATGTTCAATGTTGAACTCGAAAATGGTCATAAAGTACTGGCAACTGTTTCTGGTAAAATCCGTATGCATTACATTCGTATTTTACCTGGAGATAAAGTGACAGTAGAGCTTTCTCCATACGACCTGACACGCGGAAGAATTACTTATCGTTTTAAATAATTTGCACTCCGAAATTGAATTTATATACCGGTCTGGTTTATCCAGCTTTGAAATTATCGGTTTATAGAGACATTTTCTCTAATAAACAAGGAGGTATATCTATATGAAAGTAAGACCATCAGTGAAACCTATGTGCGAAAAATGTAAAGTTATTCGTCGTAAAGGTAAAGTAATGGTAATTTGTGAAAATCCAAAACATAAACAAAAACAAGGATAAGAGGAGGTGCTTAAGTAAATGGCACGTATTGCAGGTGTGGACGTTCCACGTGAAAAACGTATTGTTATTTCCCTGACTTACATTTATGGTATCGGTAAACAAACAGCTAAAGAAGTTCTTGCTGAAGCTGGCGTTTCTGAAGATACTCGTACTCGTGATTTAACTGAAGAAGAGCTAGGTAAAATCCGTGAAATCTTAGACCGTATTAAAGTTGAAGGTGACCTTCGTCGTGAAGTAAACTTAAACATTAAACGTCTAATCGAAATCGGTTCTTACCGTGGCATGCGTCACCGTCGTGGACTTCCAGTTCGCGGACAAAATACAAAAAATAATGCCCGTACTCGTAAAGGCCCGTCCAAAACAGTAGCAGGCAAAAAGAAATAATAGTAAAGGAGGTAGTTAGTGAATGGCTCGTAAAACAAATACTCGTAAACGCCGTGTGAAAAAGAATATCGAATCTGGTATTGCACACATTCGTTCTACATTTAATAATACGATCGTAATGATTACTGACACACATGGTAATGCTTTAGCTTGGTCAAGTGCAGGTTCTCTAGGATTTAAAGGTTCTCGTAAATCTACTCCTTTCGCAGCGCAAATGGCAGCTGAAAGTGCAGCAAAATCAGCACAAGAACATGGTTTAAAAACATTAGAAGTAACTGTTAAAGGTCCTGGTTCAGGTCGTGAAGCGGCTATCCGTGCACTACAAGCAGCTGGTCTTGAAGTAACAGCTATTAAAGATGTAACTCCAGTTCCACATAACGGATGTCGTCCTCCAAAACGTCGTCGCGTATAAGTGGTCGTTTTCTTTTGCCAATAGTAGATTTTTACTGTCTTAACTATCAAGGCAGAGAGTTTGACATAAAGACTGATATTCTAGACGTTTTGAAGGAGGGTAAATTTGAATGATCGAAATTGAAAAGCCAAAAATCGAGACGATTGAGATCAGCGATGATGCCAAGTATGGAAAGTTTGTTGTAGAGCCACTTGAGCGTGGATATGGTACAACTTTGGGTAACTCCTTACGTCGTATTCTATTATCTTCTCTTCCAGGTGCAGCAGTAACCTCTATCCAAATTGATGGAGCTTTACATGAGTTTTCTGTAATTGAAGGTGTAGTAGAAGATGTAACAACCATGATTTTAAATATCAAAAAACTTGCACTAAAAATCTATTCTGATGAAGAAAAAACATTAGAAATCGATATGCAAGGTCCTGGTGTAGTAACTGCAGCTGACATTAATTATGACAGCGACGTTGAGATTTTAAATCCCGACTTACACATTGCTACATTAAGTGATAATGCTAAATTTCATGTGCGTTTAAATGCGACTCGTGGTCGTGGTTACACACCTGCTGATCAAAATAAACGCGAAAATATGCCAATTGGTGTACTTCCAGTCGATTCAATTTTTTCACCGGTTATCCGTGTGAACTATCAAGTGGAAAATACACGTGTTGGACAATCAACTAATTATGATAAGCTTACGTTTGATGTGTTAACTGACGGAAGTATCAGCCCAGAAGAAGCAGTTTCACTTGGAGCTAAAATTCTTTCTGAGCATTTAAGTATCTTCGTTAACTTAACAGATGAAGCACAAAAAGCTGAAATTATGATTGAAAAAGAAGAAAGCCATAAAGAGAAAGTGCTTGAAATGACTATTGAAGAATTAGACTTGTCTGTTCGTTCATATAATTGTTTAAAACGCGCTGGAATCAATACAGTACAGGAACTTGCTGACAAATCCGAAGACGATATGATGAAAGTCCGTAACTTGGGCCGTAAATCGCTTGAGGAAGTTAAAGT containing:
- the infA gene encoding translation initiation factor IF-1, producing the protein MAKEDVIEVEGVVQETLPNAMFNVELENGHKVLATVSGKIRMHYIRILPGDKVTVELSPYDLTRGRITYRFK
- the rpmJ gene encoding 50S ribosomal protein L36, yielding MKVRPSVKPMCEKCKVIRRKGKVMVICENPKHKQKQG
- the rpsK gene encoding 30S ribosomal protein S11, which translates into the protein MARKTNTRKRRVKKNIESGIAHIRSTFNNTIVMITDTHGNALAWSSAGSLGFKGSRKSTPFAAQMAAESAAKSAQEHGLKTLEVTVKGPGSGREAAIRALQAAGLEVTAIKDVTPVPHNGCRPPKRRRV
- a CDS encoding DNA-directed RNA polymerase subunit alpha, which encodes MIEIEKPKIETIEISDDAKYGKFVVEPLERGYGTTLGNSLRRILLSSLPGAAVTSIQIDGALHEFSVIEGVVEDVTTMILNIKKLALKIYSDEEKTLEIDMQGPGVVTAADINYDSDVEILNPDLHIATLSDNAKFHVRLNATRGRGYTPADQNKRENMPIGVLPVDSIFSPVIRVNYQVENTRVGQSTNYDKLTFDVLTDGSISPEEAVSLGAKILSEHLSIFVNLTDEAQKAEIMIEKEESHKEKVLEMTIEELDLSVRSYNCLKRAGINTVQELADKSEDDMMKVRNLGRKSLEEVKVKLADLGLSLRNEN
- the rpsM gene encoding 30S ribosomal protein S13, whose translation is MARIAGVDVPREKRIVISLTYIYGIGKQTAKEVLAEAGVSEDTRTRDLTEEELGKIREILDRIKVEGDLRREVNLNIKRLIEIGSYRGMRHRRGLPVRGQNTKNNARTRKGPSKTVAGKKK
- a CDS encoding adenylate kinase; its protein translation is MKLVLMGLPGAGKGTQAEQIVEKYNIPHISTGDMFRAAMKNNTELGRKAKSFMDNGDLVPDEVTNGIVRERLAEDDAKDGFLLDGFPRTVEQAEELENILRDLGTELDAVINIDVEKDVLMKRLTGRWICRTCGKTYHEIYNPPKVAGKCDLDGGELYQREDDKKETVENRLNVNMKQTKPLLDFYSEKGKLHSINGEQDINDVFVDVEKILASF